Proteins from a genomic interval of Kitasatospora herbaricolor:
- a CDS encoding transaldolase family protein, which translates to MRGATWKQLAAEGASVWLDGSVRPPAGPGGAAPGGPGRAPAPRSAEELVAGGWVTGLVLGPEALTDSVGSPSQRALLRDLASLEVTPQGAVRRLSAHRAREACDLLGRVYEETGGLDGYVSVDLPVWSPADPAVLLAEARTLWWLVDRPNLLVRIPATEAGLAAIVGCLADGIGVDVAPLVTVESYRRVLDAFDDGLERARAAGRRLDRIAALTSFAVRKVDTEVDARLAALPGTNSAALRGRTGPALARVVYRLREEHLDRARWRSLAAAGARPHRLAWLACGTPPEQPAGSGGRYLGALLAEGVVHVLPADLLAGLEEEVPLFGDMLSGRFVSAQRDLEGLVAAGVPLAEVTDELGVRYPADFARAWSRLLAATTAGLRPAEG; encoded by the coding sequence ATGAGGGGTGCCACCTGGAAGCAGCTGGCCGCCGAGGGGGCCTCCGTCTGGCTGGACGGTTCGGTCCGGCCGCCGGCCGGCCCCGGCGGCGCGGCTCCGGGCGGTCCGGGCCGGGCGCCGGCCCCCCGGTCCGCCGAGGAGCTGGTCGCCGGGGGCTGGGTCACCGGCCTGGTGCTCGGGCCCGAGGCGCTGACGGACAGCGTGGGCTCCCCCTCCCAGCGGGCGCTCCTGCGGGACCTGGCGAGTCTTGAGGTCACCCCGCAGGGCGCGGTCCGGCGGCTGTCCGCGCACCGCGCACGGGAGGCGTGCGACCTGCTCGGCCGGGTGTACGAGGAGACCGGCGGCTTGGACGGGTACGTCTCGGTCGACCTGCCGGTGTGGTCCCCGGCGGATCCGGCGGTGCTGCTGGCCGAGGCCCGCACCCTGTGGTGGCTGGTGGACCGGCCGAACCTGCTGGTGCGGATCCCGGCGACGGAGGCCGGGCTGGCCGCGATCGTCGGCTGCCTGGCGGACGGGATCGGGGTGGACGTCGCTCCGCTGGTCACCGTCGAGAGCTACCGCCGGGTGCTGGACGCCTTCGACGACGGGCTGGAGCGGGCCCGGGCGGCCGGCCGCCGGCTGGACCGGATCGCCGCCCTGACCTCGTTCGCCGTACGGAAGGTGGACACCGAGGTCGACGCCCGCCTCGCCGCGCTGCCCGGCACCAACTCCGCCGCCCTGCGCGGCCGGACCGGACCGGCGCTGGCCCGGGTGGTCTACCGCCTGCGGGAGGAGCACCTGGACCGTGCCCGCTGGCGTTCGCTGGCCGCCGCGGGAGCCCGGCCGCACCGGCTCGCCTGGCTGGCCTGCGGCACCCCGCCGGAACAGCCGGCCGGCTCGGGCGGCCGCTACCTCGGCGCGCTGCTGGCGGAGGGGGTCGTGCACGTCCTCCCGGCCGACCTGCTGGCCGGCCTGGAGGAGGAGGTGCCGCTCTTCGGGGACATGCTGTCGGGCCGGTTCGTCAGCGCCCAGCGTGACCTGGAGGGCCTGGTGGCGGCCGGGGTGCCGCTGGCCGAGGTGACCGACGAGCTGGGCGTCCGGTACCCCGCGGACTTCGCCCGGGCCTGGTCGCGGCTGCTGGCGGCGACCACCGCCGGGCTGCGGCCCGCGGAGGGGTGA
- the fdxA gene encoding ferredoxin, which yields MTYVIAGGCVDVKDKACLDECPVDCIYEGPRSQYIHPDECVDCGACEPVCPVEAIYFESELPDRWSDFARANAEVFIPLGSPGGASGLPVLAADHPLVAALPAGGPVAEGAR from the coding sequence ATGACCTACGTCATCGCCGGAGGCTGCGTCGACGTCAAGGACAAGGCCTGTCTCGACGAGTGCCCGGTGGACTGCATCTACGAGGGCCCGCGCTCCCAGTACATCCACCCCGACGAGTGCGTGGACTGCGGTGCCTGCGAACCGGTCTGCCCGGTCGAGGCGATCTACTTCGAATCCGAACTGCCGGACCGCTGGAGCGACTTCGCCCGGGCCAACGCGGAGGTATTTATCCCGCTGGGCTCGCCCGGCGGGGCCTCCGGGCTCCCCGTGCTGGCGGCCGACCACCCGCTGGTGGCCGCCCTGCCGGCGGGTGGGCCGGTGGCCGAGGGCGCGCGGTGA
- a CDS encoding TetR/AcrR family transcriptional regulator — protein MTGRAALTPARVVATALLVVDGGGPAALTLTAVAGRAGVAVPSLYKHVPGGLPDLRALVRRQVRAELTAVLRRSVRGLGGDDAVAALLGSYRAYALGHPHRYAVLTAAEEAVDRAAPAEGEPDVFAAALAGHGLAGEELLHAARCLRAVAHGFASLETTGGFGPAVDAGATHARLTTLLSWGLRPSQAFLTGSRAWVAA, from the coding sequence GTGACCGGGCGGGCGGCGCTCACCCCGGCCCGCGTGGTCGCGACGGCGCTGCTGGTCGTCGACGGCGGCGGGCCGGCCGCCCTCACCCTCACCGCGGTGGCCGGCCGGGCGGGGGTGGCCGTCCCCTCGCTCTACAAGCACGTGCCCGGCGGCCTGCCCGACCTGCGGGCCCTGGTCCGGCGCCAGGTCCGGGCCGAACTCACCGCGGTCCTGCGGCGGTCGGTGCGCGGGCTCGGCGGCGACGACGCGGTCGCGGCCCTGCTGGGTTCGTACCGGGCGTACGCCCTGGGCCACCCGCACCGCTACGCGGTGCTCACCGCGGCCGAGGAGGCCGTGGACCGGGCGGCGCCGGCGGAGGGCGAGCCCGACGTGTTCGCCGCCGCCCTGGCCGGGCACGGCCTGGCCGGCGAGGAACTGCTGCACGCGGCCCGCTGCCTGCGGGCGGTCGCCCACGGGTTCGCCTCGCTGGAGACCACCGGGGGCTTCGGCCCGGCCGTGGACGCCGGTGCCACCCATGCCCGGCTGACCACGCTGCTCTCCTGGGGCCTGCGGCCGAGCCAGGCCTTCCTCACCGGGAGCCGGGCCTGGGTGGCGGCCTGA
- a CDS encoding 2-oxoacid:ferredoxin oxidoreductase subunit beta, which produces MSERFQSLKLVPLAEGPLSTKDFKTDQEVRWCPGCGDYAILAAVQAFMPELGIRRENTVFVSGIGCSSRFPYYMNTYGMHSIHGRAPAIATGLATSRQDLSVWVVTGDGDALSIGGNHLIHALRRNVNLKILLFNNRIYGLTKGQYSPTSEIGKITKSTPMGSLDAPFNPLSLAIGAEATFVARTIDSDRQHLTSVLRAAAEHEGTALVEIYQNCNIFNDGAFEVLKEPGSRDEALIRLEHGQPVRFGADRGQGVFRDPASGELRVAPVTADNEASVLVHDAHAPGPSTAFALSRIADADTLHHTPVGVLRSVRRPVYDVLMAEQLATATAEQGPGDLATLLAGTDTWTMADRPTTERSDS; this is translated from the coding sequence ATGTCTGAGCGCTTCCAGTCGCTGAAGCTCGTCCCGCTCGCCGAAGGCCCCTTGAGCACCAAGGACTTCAAGACGGATCAGGAGGTGCGGTGGTGCCCGGGGTGCGGGGACTACGCGATCCTGGCGGCGGTGCAGGCGTTCATGCCGGAGCTCGGGATCCGGCGGGAGAACACGGTGTTCGTGTCGGGGATCGGCTGTTCCTCGCGGTTCCCGTACTACATGAACACCTACGGGATGCATTCGATCCACGGCCGGGCACCGGCGATCGCGACGGGGCTGGCGACCTCCCGTCAGGACCTGTCGGTGTGGGTGGTGACCGGTGACGGCGACGCCCTGTCGATCGGCGGCAACCACCTGATCCACGCGCTGCGGCGCAACGTGAACCTGAAGATCCTGCTGTTCAACAACCGGATCTACGGGCTGACGAAGGGCCAGTACTCGCCGACCAGCGAGATCGGGAAGATCACCAAGTCGACGCCGATGGGCTCGCTGGACGCGCCCTTCAACCCGCTGTCGCTGGCGATCGGCGCCGAGGCGACCTTCGTGGCCCGCACCATCGACTCCGACCGCCAGCACCTCACCTCGGTGCTGCGGGCGGCCGCCGAGCACGAGGGCACCGCGCTGGTGGAGATCTACCAGAACTGCAACATCTTCAACGACGGCGCCTTCGAGGTCCTGAAGGAGCCGGGCAGCCGTGACGAGGCGCTGATCCGCCTGGAGCACGGACAGCCGGTGCGCTTCGGCGCCGACCGGGGCCAGGGCGTCTTCCGCGACCCGGCCTCGGGCGAGCTGCGGGTGGCGCCGGTGACGGCGGACAACGAGGCCTCCGTGCTGGTCCACGACGCCCACGCGCCCGGCCCCTCGACGGCCTTCGCCCTGTCCCGCATCGCCGACGCCGACACCCTCCACCACACCCCCGTCGGGGTCCTGCGCAGCGTCCGGCGGCCGGTCTACGACGTGCTGATGGCCGAACAACTGGCCACCGCCACCGCCGAGCAGGGCCCCGGCGACCTGGCCACCCTCCTCGCCGGCACCGACACCTGGACCATGGCCGACCGGCCCACCACCGAACGGAGCGACTCATGA
- a CDS encoding cytochrome P450, with amino-acid sequence MLPVDTVTAPGPEPEEPPALPFHRPGPLDPAPEYARMRAGCPVAPVRLPSGDRAYLAASYEAARTVLSDPRFSRAATTRPGAPRVGPAPQTFPSLLNMDPPEHTRVRRIVSREFTARRVEALRPLIQQHTDALLDRLDTRNPPVDLVPEFTLRLPVLVICDLLGVPSSDQDRFAAFSSGWLSTGAGSAEEMLAAQAGLRGYLVELVAAKRERPGDDLLSALVAVGDAEDGRLSEEELLFLGVSLLVNGHETTAKQIANGLLALLTHPRGKDWAAQGPEVLNRTVEELLRLYPPGDEGLLRIALEDVELDGTRIPAGSAVLPGIGSANRDGCPFPRPEQLDPQRPANPHLTFGHGAHYCLGGSLARAELQIALGSLLRRFPGLRLTVPLAEIPRAAGLLVHGVSALPVTW; translated from the coding sequence ATGCTGCCCGTGGACACCGTCACCGCGCCCGGACCGGAGCCCGAGGAGCCGCCCGCGCTGCCCTTCCACCGCCCCGGGCCGCTGGATCCGGCCCCCGAGTACGCCCGGATGCGCGCCGGGTGCCCGGTCGCGCCGGTCCGGCTGCCGAGCGGCGACCGGGCCTACCTGGCCGCCTCCTACGAGGCCGCCAGGACGGTGCTCTCGGACCCGCGGTTCAGCCGGGCCGCGACCACCAGGCCGGGCGCGCCCCGGGTGGGGCCGGCGCCGCAGACCTTCCCCAGCCTGCTCAACATGGACCCGCCGGAGCACACCAGGGTCCGCCGGATCGTCTCCCGGGAGTTCACAGCCCGCCGGGTGGAGGCGCTGCGCCCGCTGATCCAGCAGCACACCGACGCGCTGCTGGACCGGCTGGACACCCGCAACCCGCCGGTGGACCTGGTGCCGGAGTTCACCCTGCGGCTGCCCGTCCTGGTGATCTGCGACCTGCTCGGCGTGCCCAGCTCCGACCAGGACCGCTTCGCCGCGTTCTCCAGCGGCTGGCTGTCCACCGGCGCCGGCTCGGCCGAGGAGATGCTGGCCGCCCAGGCCGGGCTGCGCGGCTACCTGGTGGAGCTGGTGGCGGCCAAGCGGGAGCGGCCGGGCGACGACCTGCTGTCGGCCCTGGTCGCCGTCGGCGACGCCGAGGACGGCCGGCTGTCGGAGGAGGAGCTGCTCTTCCTCGGGGTGAGCCTGCTGGTCAACGGCCACGAGACGACCGCCAAGCAGATCGCGAACGGCCTGCTGGCGCTGCTCACCCACCCGCGCGGGAAGGACTGGGCCGCCCAGGGGCCGGAGGTGCTGAACCGGACGGTCGAGGAGCTGCTGCGGCTCTACCCGCCGGGCGACGAGGGCCTGCTCCGGATCGCCCTGGAGGACGTCGAGCTGGACGGCACCCGGATCCCGGCCGGCAGCGCGGTGCTGCCGGGCATCGGGTCGGCCAACCGGGACGGCTGCCCGTTCCCGCGGCCGGAGCAGCTCGACCCGCAGCGCCCGGCCAACCCGCACCTGACCTTCGGGCACGGCGCCCACTACTGCCTGGGCGGCTCGCTGGCCCGGGCCGAGCTCCAGATCGCGCTGGGATCGCTGCTGCGGCGGTTCCCGGGGCTGCGGCTGACCGTGCCGCTCGCCGAGATCCCCCGGGCCGCCGGGCTGCTGGTGCACGGCGTCAGCGCGCTGCCGGTGACCTGGTGA
- a CDS encoding 2-oxoacid:acceptor oxidoreductase subunit alpha: MTTEAVGAVAPAKSVKRLDRVVIRFAGDSGDGMQLTGDRFTSETASFGNDLSTLPNFPAEIRAPAGTLPGVSSFQLHFADHDILTPGDAPDVLVAMNPAALKANLGDLPRGAEVIVNTDEFTKRALAKVGWVVDPLGDGSLEAYHLHRVPLTTLTLEALRDSGLARKDAERAKNMFALGLLSWMYHRPTEGTEAFLRSKFAKRPAVAEANVVAFRAGWNFGETTEDFAVSYEIAPAALPVGRYRNISGNLALSYGLVAAGVRSGLPLFLGSYPITPASDILHELSRHKGFGVRTFQAEDEIAGVGAALGASFGGALGVTTTSGPGVALKSEAIGLAVSLELPLVVVDIQRGGPSTGLPTKTEQADLLQAMFGRNGEAPVPVVAPATPAECFDAALEAVRIAVRYRTPVFLLSDGYLANGSEPWRIPVVEELPVIDPGFASGPNHVLEDGSEVFWPYKRDPLTLARPWAVPGTAGLEHRIGGIEKQDGSGSISYDPANHDLMVRTRQAKVDGIEVAPLVVDDPGGDARVLVLGWGSTYGPIAAAVRRVRADGGRVAQAHLRNLNPFPANLGAVLKGYDRVIVPEMNLGQLALLLRAKYLVDVQPFTQVNGMPFKAEQLAQAVQAALPDGEPRDV; encoded by the coding sequence ATGACGACAGAGGCGGTAGGGGCCGTTGCGCCCGCGAAGTCGGTAAAGCGGCTGGACCGGGTGGTCATCCGCTTTGCGGGTGACTCGGGTGACGGGATGCAGCTGACGGGTGACCGGTTCACGTCGGAGACGGCGTCGTTCGGTAATGATCTGTCGACGTTGCCGAATTTTCCGGCGGAGATTCGGGCGCCTGCGGGGACGTTGCCGGGTGTGTCGAGTTTTCAGTTGCATTTTGCGGATCATGACATTTTGACGCCGGGTGATGCGCCGGATGTGTTGGTGGCGATGAATCCGGCGGCGTTGAAGGCGAATCTGGGGGATCTGCCGCGGGGTGCTGAGGTGATCGTGAACACGGACGAGTTCACGAAGCGGGCGTTGGCGAAGGTGGGGTGGGTGGTCGATCCGTTGGGGGACGGGTCGTTGGAGGCGTATCACCTGCATCGGGTGCCGTTGACGACGTTGACGTTGGAGGCGTTGAGGGACAGCGGTCTGGCGCGTAAGGATGCGGAGCGGGCGAAGAACATGTTCGCTCTGGGGTTGTTGTCGTGGATGTATCACCGGCCGACGGAGGGGACGGAGGCGTTTTTGCGGTCGAAGTTCGCGAAGCGTCCTGCGGTGGCCGAGGCGAATGTGGTGGCGTTCCGGGCGGGGTGGAATTTCGGGGAGACGACGGAGGATTTCGCGGTTTCGTACGAGATCGCGCCGGCGGCGTTGCCGGTGGGGCGGTACCGGAACATTTCGGGGAATCTGGCGTTGTCGTACGGGTTGGTGGCGGCGGGGGTGCGGTCGGGGTTGCCGTTGTTCCTGGGGTCGTATCCGATCACGCCGGCGTCGGACATTTTGCATGAGTTGTCGCGGCACAAGGGTTTCGGTGTGCGGACGTTTCAGGCGGAGGACGAGATCGCGGGGGTGGGGGCGGCGTTGGGGGCGTCGTTCGGTGGGGCGTTGGGGGTGACGACGACGTCGGGTCCGGGGGTGGCGTTGAAGTCGGAGGCGATCGGGTTGGCGGTGTCGTTGGAGTTGCCGTTGGTGGTGGTGGACATTCAGCGTGGTGGTCCGTCGACGGGGTTGCCGACCAAGACGGAGCAGGCGGATCTGTTGCAGGCGATGTTCGGTCGTAACGGTGAGGCGCCGGTGCCGGTGGTGGCGCCGGCGACGCCGGCGGAGTGTTTCGACGCGGCGTTGGAGGCGGTGCGGATCGCGGTGCGGTACCGGACGCCGGTGTTCCTGTTGTCGGACGGGTATCTGGCGAACGGGTCGGAGCCGTGGCGGATTCCGGTGGTGGAGGAGTTGCCGGTGATCGATCCGGGGTTCGCGTCGGGGCCCAATCATGTGCTGGAGGACGGGTCGGAGGTGTTCTGGCCGTACAAGCGGGATCCGTTGACGTTGGCGCGGCCGTGGGCGGTGCCGGGGACGGCGGGGTTGGAGCACCGGATCGGTGGGATCGAGAAGCAGGACGGGTCGGGGAGCATTTCCTACGATCCGGCGAATCACGATCTGATGGTGCGTACCCGGCAGGCGAAGGTCGACGGGATCGAGGTGGCGCCGTTGGTGGTGGACGATCCCGGTGGGGATGCGCGGGTGCTGGTGCTGGGGTGGGGTTCGACGTACGGGCCGATCGCGGCGGCGGTGCGGCGGGTGCGGGCGGACGGGGGCCGGGTGGCGCAGGCGCACCTGCGCAACCTCAATCCCTTCCCGGCCAACCTCGGGGCCGTCCTGAAGGGCTACGACCGGGTGATCGTCCCCGAGATGAACCTCGGCCAGCTCGCCCTCCTGCTCCGCGCCAAGTACCTCGTCGACGTACAGCCCTTCACGCAGGTCAACGGGATGCCCTTCAAGGCCGAGCAACTCGCCCAGGCCGTTCAGGCCGCCCTCCCGGACGGAGAACCCCGCGATGTCTGA
- a CDS encoding alpha/beta fold hydrolase has translation MATRITAGTTTATRTGPGTGQAARLRYRTIHGYRRAFRMAGKGPAVLLIHGIGDSSETWNDIVPGLAQRYRVIVPDLLGHGASDKPRADYSVGGYANGMRDLLSVLGVERVTLVGHSLGGGVAMQFAYQFPERTERLVLVSSGGVGRQVTPVLRAASLPGAELALAALRLPTMRWQLGAFVKVMQTLDTGLGLDAPDLLRVVDALPDAQARSAFIRTLRAVVDWRGQVGTLMDRCYLAQGMPSMLVWGERDQVVPAIHGGMAHVSMPGSRLELFENAGHFPFRTDPQRFVSVLHDFIASTEPAHFSAEEWRQMLRTRRPHARVTGARPAPTPAPTPAPVGGTRLPAPPAAA, from the coding sequence GTGGCAACCAGGATCACGGCCGGCACGACGACGGCCACCCGCACGGGGCCGGGGACGGGCCAGGCCGCCCGGCTGCGCTACCGCACCATCCACGGCTACCGGCGGGCGTTCCGGATGGCGGGCAAGGGGCCGGCCGTCCTGCTGATCCACGGCATCGGCGACTCCTCCGAGACCTGGAACGACATCGTCCCGGGCCTCGCCCAGCGCTACCGGGTGATCGTGCCGGACCTGCTCGGCCACGGCGCCTCGGACAAGCCGCGCGCGGACTACTCGGTCGGCGGCTACGCCAACGGGATGCGCGACCTGCTGTCGGTGCTCGGCGTCGAGCGGGTCACCCTGGTCGGGCACTCGCTCGGCGGCGGGGTCGCGATGCAGTTCGCGTACCAGTTCCCGGAGCGGACCGAGCGGCTGGTGCTGGTGAGCAGCGGCGGGGTCGGCCGGCAGGTCACCCCGGTGCTCCGGGCCGCCTCCCTGCCGGGCGCCGAACTGGCCCTGGCGGCGCTGAGGCTGCCCACCATGCGGTGGCAACTCGGGGCCTTCGTGAAGGTCATGCAGACGCTGGACACCGGGCTCGGCCTGGACGCCCCCGACCTGCTGCGGGTGGTGGACGCGCTGCCCGACGCACAGGCCCGCAGCGCCTTCATCCGCACCCTGCGGGCGGTGGTCGACTGGCGCGGCCAGGTCGGGACGCTGATGGACCGCTGCTACCTCGCCCAGGGCATGCCGAGCATGCTCGTCTGGGGCGAGCGGGACCAGGTGGTGCCGGCCATACACGGCGGGATGGCGCACGTCTCGATGCCCGGCAGCCGGCTCGAACTCTTCGAGAACGCCGGGCACTTCCCGTTCCGCACCGACCCGCAGCGGTTCGTGTCGGTGCTGCACGACTTCATCGCCTCCACCGAGCCGGCGCACTTCAGCGCGGAGGAATGGCGCCAGATGCTGCGCACCCGCCGCCCGCACGCCCGGGTGACCGGCGCGCGCCCGGCCCCGACTCCGGCCCCGACACCGGCCCCGGTCGGCGGTACCCGGCTGCCGGCGCCCCCGGCCGCCGCCTGA
- a CDS encoding thioesterase II family protein: protein MTRYLSDRHIDLPTGALRMFCFPFAGGGASSYVGWQRRLGPQVQVVPVRLPGREDRLAEPRFTDLDALVTELDEQLGPELDHPHVFFGHSMGALIAFSLAERRHARGRRLPEALLLSGYRARHLPAPRIADRNASDEELAAVLAALGGIPQRLLEHPEWLSALLPVARDDLLLCAGPLSRAIAPLPVPLYVFAGSEDRLVAPEAIRLWEQHTTGPFEMDTFAGGHFFIRDCDTEFLARVAQLLHRHGTTGAASESRPPRLLEGVSS, encoded by the coding sequence ATGACGCGCTATCTGTCGGACCGGCACATCGACCTGCCCACGGGCGCCCTGCGGATGTTCTGCTTCCCCTTCGCGGGCGGCGGCGCATCCTCCTACGTCGGCTGGCAGCGCAGGCTCGGGCCGCAGGTGCAGGTCGTCCCGGTGCGGCTGCCCGGCCGGGAGGACCGGCTCGCGGAGCCGCGGTTCACCGACCTGGACGCCCTCGTGACGGAGCTGGACGAGCAGCTCGGCCCCGAACTGGACCACCCGCACGTCTTCTTCGGCCACAGCATGGGCGCGCTGATCGCCTTCTCGCTCGCCGAGCGCCGGCACGCCCGGGGCCGGCGGCTGCCCGAGGCGCTGCTGCTCAGCGGCTACCGGGCCCGGCACCTGCCGGCCCCGCGGATCGCCGACCGCAACGCCTCCGACGAGGAGCTGGCCGCGGTGCTGGCCGCGCTCGGCGGCATCCCGCAGCGACTGCTGGAGCACCCCGAGTGGCTCTCCGCGCTGCTGCCGGTCGCCCGCGACGACCTGCTGCTCTGCGCCGGCCCGTTGAGCCGGGCGATCGCCCCGCTGCCGGTGCCGCTGTACGTCTTCGCGGGCTCCGAGGACCGGCTGGTGGCGCCGGAGGCGATCCGGCTCTGGGAGCAGCACACCACCGGCCCGTTCGAGATGGACACCTTCGCCGGTGGCCACTTCTTCATCCGGGACTGCGACACCGAGTTCCTCGCCCGGGTGGCGCAGCTGCTGCACCGCCACGGGACGACGGGGGCGGCGTCCGAATCCCGGCCGCCGCGACTGCTGGAAGGCGTCTCCTCGTGA
- a CDS encoding response regulator transcription factor, whose translation MEENGGTSVPWDPQEWTAHPRALVVDHWPLARTALSALLRESGAVGTVTTARSAEAAWLDHRETRADIVITDCDLRKPRDGLRLGRHLKDSRRPPMVLVYSEHNDPDVVFECLEGAADSFVHRSVEPETLVEAVRRLATGRPTWITSDQNALDGLGAAAHPAWPAGDAQPGRDMLTESMTVREREVLELLLRRYSNDEIATHLHLARQTVKNYVSTVMQKLEVSSRRELHGWARRTDPWPRMSQVGAR comes from the coding sequence ATGGAGGAGAACGGGGGCACGTCGGTGCCTTGGGACCCGCAGGAATGGACGGCGCACCCACGGGCTCTCGTCGTCGACCACTGGCCGCTGGCGCGCACCGCGCTCTCGGCCCTGCTGCGGGAGTCGGGCGCGGTCGGCACGGTGACCACGGCGAGGAGCGCCGAGGCCGCCTGGCTGGACCACCGCGAGACCCGCGCCGACATCGTGATCACCGACTGCGACCTGCGCAAGCCGCGGGACGGCCTGCGGCTCGGCCGCCACCTCAAGGACTCCCGGCGGCCGCCGATGGTGCTCGTCTACTCCGAGCACAACGACCCGGACGTCGTCTTCGAATGCCTGGAGGGCGCCGCCGACAGCTTCGTCCACCGCTCCGTCGAACCGGAGACCCTGGTCGAGGCGGTGCGCCGGCTCGCGACCGGCCGGCCGACCTGGATCACCTCGGACCAGAACGCGCTGGACGGCCTCGGCGCCGCCGCGCACCCGGCCTGGCCGGCGGGCGACGCGCAGCCGGGCCGGGACATGCTGACGGAGTCCATGACCGTCCGCGAACGCGAGGTCCTGGAGCTGCTGCTCCGCCGCTACTCCAACGACGAGATCGCCACCCACCTGCACCTGGCCCGGCAGACCGTGAAGAACTACGTGAGCACCGTCATGCAGAAACTGGAGGTCTCCTCCCGCCGCGAACTGCACGGCTGGGCCCGCCGGACCGACCCGTGGCCGCGGATGAGCCAGGTCGGCGCGCGCTGA